In Gemmobacter sp. 24YEA27, a genomic segment contains:
- a CDS encoding ATP-binding cassette domain-containing protein: MFRLDNLVLEQEGFRLSADWQVAPGARLAVIGPSGAGKSSLLAAIAGFYAPASGRIWLDGRDLTELPPGERPLSILFQDQNLFPHLSVAQNLGLGIRPDLRLALPDHARVAEALERVGLAEFGARKPAQLSGGQASRAALARVLLRARPLLLLDEPFAALGPALKGEMLALLAEVAGETGATVLMVTHEPRDALDFAGQTVLVADGVAAAPVATGPLLADPPPALAAYLGFKR; encoded by the coding sequence ATGTTCAGGCTCGATAACCTGGTTCTGGAGCAGGAAGGCTTTCGGCTGTCCGCGGACTGGCAGGTGGCACCAGGCGCGCGGCTGGCGGTGATCGGGCCATCCGGCGCAGGGAAAAGCTCGCTTCTGGCGGCGATTGCCGGCTTCTATGCGCCGGCCTCGGGCCGGATCTGGCTTGATGGGCGCGATCTGACCGAACTGCCCCCGGGGGAACGGCCGCTCTCGATCCTGTTTCAGGATCAGAACCTGTTTCCGCATCTGAGCGTGGCGCAAAATCTCGGGCTCGGGATCCGGCCGGATCTGCGTCTGGCACTACCGGATCACGCACGGGTGGCGGAGGCGTTGGAACGAGTCGGGCTGGCGGAGTTTGGCGCGCGCAAACCGGCGCAGCTTTCGGGCGGTCAGGCGAGCCGGGCGGCGCTGGCGCGGGTGCTTCTTCGCGCGCGACCGCTTCTCTTGCTGGACGAGCCCTTTGCGGCGCTTGGACCGGCTTTGAAGGGAGAGATGCTGGCCTTGCTGGCCGAGGTTGCCGGCGAGACCGGTGCCACCGTGCTGATGGTCACGCATGAGCCCCGCGACGCGCTGGATTTTGCCGGGCAGACGGTGCTTGTCGCGGATGGCGTGGCGGCGGCGCCGGTTGCGACGGGGCCCTTGCTGGCCGATCCGCCGCCAGCGCTGGCGGCCTATCTTGGATTTAAGAGGTAA